From Passer domesticus isolate bPasDom1 chromosome 8, bPasDom1.hap1, whole genome shotgun sequence, a single genomic window includes:
- the LOC135306117 gene encoding serine/threonine-protein kinase pim-1-like translates to MAGPGRAQEALQERYRLGSLLGCGGFGSVFAATRLSDGAPVAIKRVPRNRIWHWSELPNGTSAPLEVVLQDKVSTGFPGVVQLLEWLELPSDIVMVLERPEQSQDLLHFIRARGFLREEVARQLFHQVLEAVRHCTSCGVLHRDIKPENILVDLATGQAKLIDFGCGTYLQETAYTHFAGTPSYSPPEWTRFGWYHGEPATIWSLGILLHEMVCGKMPFRRGWNFSWGQLSLPQRLSPECQNLIAWCLSMHPLARPSLEEVFCHPWMQDIHLP, encoded by the exons atggccgggccggggcgg gcgcaggaggccctgcaggagcggtaccggctgggttccctgctggggtgcggcggattcggcagcgtctttgcagcaacgcggctctcggacggcgccccg gtggccatcaaaagggtgcctcGGAACCGCATCTGGCattggagcgagctg cccaatggcaccagcgctcccctggaggttgtgctgcaggacaaggtgtccacagGCTTTCCCGGTGtcgtccagctgctggagtggcttgagctgcccagcgacattgtgatggtgctggagcggccagagcagtctcaggacctcctgcatttcattcgggcacgggggttcctgcgcgaggaggtggcgcggcagctgttccaccaggtgctggaggccgtgcggcactgcaccagttgcggggtcctgcaccgcgatatcaaaccagagaacatcctggttgacctggccaccgggcaggccaaattgattgactttggctgtggcacctacctgcaagagacagcctacactcactttgcag gaacaccatcatacagccccccggaatggacccgctttggctggtaccatggcgagccagctaccatctggtccctgggcatcctgctgcacgagatggtctgtgggaagatgcctttcaggaggggctggaacttcagctggggccagctctcactgccacaacggctctctccag agtgccaaaatctgattgcgtggtgtttatccatgcaccccttggccagaccctcattagaagaggtgttctgtcatccttggatgcaggatattcatctgccctag